From a single Staphylococcus epidermidis genomic region:
- the ccpA gene encoding catabolite control protein A, translating into MTVTIYDVAREARVSMATVSRVVNGNQNVKPETRNKVNEVIKRLNYRPNAVARGLASKRTTTVGVIIPDISNVYYSQLARGLEDIATMYKYHSIISNSDNDPEKEKEIFNNLLSKQVDGIIFLGGTISEEIKSLINQSSVPVVVSGTDGKDDHIASVNIDFKQAAEEATQYLIEKGAKTFSLIGGEYSIKAQDDVLEGLKNVLSQHQLKLDDTLHLTGNESYKSGIKTFEQLQSNLPDAVLCISDEQAIGILHSAQDAGVKVPEDLQIISFNNTRLVEMVRPQLSSVIQPLYDIGAVGMRLLTKYMNDEEIENPNVILPHRIEYRGTTQ; encoded by the coding sequence ATGACAGTTACAATTTATGATGTAGCCCGAGAGGCTAGGGTATCAATGGCAACTGTTTCACGTGTAGTAAATGGAAACCAAAATGTTAAACCAGAAACACGTAATAAAGTAAATGAAGTCATTAAAAGGTTAAACTATCGACCTAACGCAGTTGCAAGAGGTCTTGCAAGTAAACGTACAACGACAGTTGGAGTTATAATTCCCGATATTTCAAATGTTTATTATTCTCAACTTGCAAGAGGTTTAGAAGATATTGCAACAATGTACAAATATCACTCAATTATCTCAAACTCAGATAATGATCCAGAAAAAGAAAAAGAAATTTTTAATAATTTATTAAGTAAACAAGTCGATGGTATTATTTTCTTAGGTGGAACTATTTCTGAAGAAATTAAAAGTCTTATTAATCAATCATCTGTACCAGTCGTAGTTTCTGGAACGGATGGTAAGGATGATCATATTGCATCTGTAAATATTGATTTTAAACAAGCAGCCGAAGAAGCAACACAATATCTTATAGAGAAGGGTGCTAAAACATTTTCTTTAATAGGTGGAGAATACTCTATAAAGGCACAAGATGATGTTTTAGAGGGCCTTAAAAATGTTTTAAGTCAGCATCAACTAAAATTAGACGATACATTACATTTAACTGGCAATGAAAGTTACAAATCAGGTATAAAAACATTTGAACAATTGCAATCGAATTTACCAGATGCTGTTCTTTGTATTAGTGATGAGCAAGCAATAGGTATATTGCATAGTGCACAAGATGCTGGAGTGAAAGTACCTGAAGACTTACAGATTATTAGTTTTAACAATACACGTTTAGTAGAAATGGTGAGACCACAGTTATCTAGTGTTATTCAACCATTGTATGATATTGGTGCTGTTGGAATGAGATTACTGACTAAATACATGAACGATGAAGAAATTGAAAATCCTAATGTCATATTGCCTCATAGAATAGAATACCGTGGGACAACTCAGTAA
- a CDS encoding formate--tetrahydrofolate ligase, with amino-acid sequence MAQLSDLEIANLSKLKPISEIARKVGITEDALEPYGHYKAKIDINQIQEQEKKGKVVLVTAMSPTPAGEGKSTVTVGLADAFNKLNHNVTVALREPALGPTFGIKGGATGGGYAQVLPMEDINLHFNGDFHAITTANNALSAFIDNHLHQGNELGIDQRRIEWKRVLDMNDRALRHVNVGLGGTTHGVPREDGFNITVASEIMAILCLSRNIKDLKEKISRITIGYTRHHKPITVSDLKVEGALTLILKDAIKPNLVQTIEGTPALVHGGPFANIAHGCNSILATETARNLSDIVVTEAGFGSDLGAEKFMNIKAREAGFDPSAVVVVATIRALKMHGGVAKDQLQHENIEAVEAGLVNLERHVNNIKKYGVEPIVALNAFIHDTPSETACVKQWAKDNQVRIALTEVWEKGGEGGIELANQVFDVMQEPQNFKHLYELKQPLEAKIETIVKEIYGGSKVNFSSKAQKQLKQFKENGWDEYPICMAKTQYSFSDDQTLLGAPNDFEITIRELEAKTGAGFIVALTGAIMTMPGLPKKPAALNMDVTDDGKAIGLF; translated from the coding sequence TTGGCACAATTATCAGATTTAGAAATAGCAAACTTATCAAAACTTAAACCAATAAGTGAAATTGCAAGAAAAGTAGGGATTACTGAGGATGCTTTAGAACCATACGGCCACTATAAAGCTAAAATAGATATTAATCAGATACAAGAACAGGAGAAAAAAGGGAAAGTCGTATTAGTAACTGCTATGAGCCCAACACCAGCTGGTGAAGGAAAATCCACAGTAACTGTAGGTTTAGCAGATGCATTTAACAAGTTGAATCATAATGTTACTGTTGCATTACGAGAACCTGCCTTAGGACCAACTTTTGGTATTAAAGGAGGCGCAACAGGTGGTGGTTATGCTCAAGTACTTCCTATGGAAGATATTAATTTACATTTTAATGGTGATTTTCATGCAATTACTACTGCAAACAATGCACTTTCCGCATTTATCGACAACCACCTACATCAAGGAAATGAATTGGGAATTGATCAACGAAGAATTGAATGGAAACGTGTTTTAGATATGAATGATCGTGCGTTACGTCATGTTAACGTAGGATTAGGTGGTACAACTCACGGAGTACCTAGAGAAGATGGTTTTAATATAACAGTTGCGTCAGAGATAATGGCTATTTTATGTCTAAGCCGAAATATCAAAGATTTAAAAGAAAAAATAAGTCGAATTACCATTGGTTATACACGTCATCATAAACCTATAACAGTTTCTGATTTGAAAGTAGAAGGTGCATTAACTTTAATACTTAAAGATGCGATTAAACCAAATTTAGTTCAAACAATTGAGGGAACTCCAGCTCTTGTTCACGGAGGCCCTTTTGCCAATATTGCTCATGGTTGTAACTCTATATTAGCAACTGAAACTGCTAGAAACTTATCTGATATTGTTGTTACAGAAGCAGGATTTGGTTCTGATTTAGGTGCCGAGAAGTTTATGAACATTAAAGCTCGTGAAGCAGGTTTCGATCCATCAGCAGTTGTTGTTGTAGCAACGATTCGTGCTTTGAAAATGCACGGTGGTGTTGCAAAAGACCAACTTCAACATGAGAACATAGAGGCTGTTGAAGCGGGACTTGTTAATCTTGAAAGACATGTGAATAATATTAAAAAATACGGTGTCGAACCAATAGTAGCTTTAAATGCATTTATTCATGACACACCTTCTGAAACAGCGTGTGTGAAACAATGGGCTAAAGATAATCAAGTGCGTATTGCTTTAACAGAAGTATGGGAAAAAGGTGGAGAAGGTGGAATTGAACTTGCTAACCAAGTGTTCGATGTAATGCAGGAACCTCAAAACTTTAAGCATTTATATGAGTTAAAACAACCACTCGAAGCTAAAATTGAAACGATTGTTAAAGAAATTTATGGAGGTTCAAAAGTAAATTTCAGTAGTAAAGCACAAAAACAATTAAAGCAATTTAAAGAGAATGGCTGGGATGAATATCCGATTTGTATGGCTAAAACTCAATATTCATTTAGTGATGATCAGACATTGTTAGGTGCCCCGAATGATTTTGAAATAACAATTAGAGAACTTGAAGCCAAAACAGGCGCTGGATTCATCGTTGCATTAACTGGTGCTATAATGACTATGCCTGGTTTACCGAAGAAACCAGCTGCACTAAATATGGATGTTACTGATGATGGGAAAGCAATAGGTCTTTTCTAA
- a CDS encoding transglycosylase domain-containing protein, which produces MHFNKYQILTTDKYTKFEHLYKKVKHICVVIFLVVFLIGFIILLSLVLYFQQLTKDASSISDRELKAKILHIPGDELINHNNQILEEYDHSQNTLIVGPNHVNSNIIHALTASEDTLFYKHNGIMPKALLRAMLQDITNSNQSSGGSTITQQLVKNQVLSNKKTYSRKANEIILATRVENLLSKDEIIYTYLNIVPFGHDYNGANITGISSASYSLFGIPAKDLNIAQSAYLIGLLQSPYGYTPYDEHGKVKPYHLLKLSMKRQQYVLKRMRVEGKISKQQYENAKKYNIKQHLLKQSKDE; this is translated from the coding sequence ATGCATTTCAACAAGTATCAAATACTAACTACAGATAAATATACTAAATTTGAACATTTATATAAGAAGGTCAAACATATATGTGTCGTAATTTTTTTGGTGGTTTTTTTGATTGGTTTTATTATACTGTTGTCATTAGTATTATACTTCCAACAACTAACTAAAGATGCTTCGTCAATAAGTGATCGAGAGTTGAAAGCAAAAATCCTTCATATACCTGGCGATGAGCTAATAAATCATAATAATCAAATTTTAGAAGAATATGATCATTCACAAAATACACTCATAGTTGGACCGAACCATGTAAATTCAAATATTATACATGCACTTACAGCCTCTGAAGATACATTATTTTATAAACATAACGGTATTATGCCTAAAGCACTTTTAAGGGCGATGCTTCAAGATATCACAAATTCAAACCAATCTTCTGGTGGTAGTACTATCACGCAACAATTAGTAAAAAATCAAGTGCTCTCAAATAAAAAAACTTATAGTCGTAAAGCAAATGAAATTATCTTGGCTACACGGGTCGAAAATTTATTATCAAAAGATGAAATCATATATACGTATTTAAATATCGTCCCATTTGGTCATGACTACAACGGTGCCAATATAACTGGTATATCGTCTGCTTCATATAGTCTGTTTGGTATACCTGCAAAAGATTTGAATATTGCACAATCAGCTTATCTCATTGGCTTACTGCAAAGTCCATACGGCTATACGCCTTATGACGAACACGGCAAAGTAAAGCCTTACCATCTTTTAAAATTGAGCATGAAACGTCAACAATACGTACTTAAACGTATGCGTGTTGAAGGAAAAATTTCTAAACAACAATACGAAAACGCTAAAAAATACAATATTAAACAGCACTTGCTGAAACAATCGAAAGACGAATAA